From the Sardina pilchardus chromosome 11, fSarPil1.1, whole genome shotgun sequence genome, the window GAACTCACCTAACGGTGGAACGCAGGTAGTGGTACCCTGAAGAGCCACCTGTTCCAGCCTTGCTGCCAATCATCCGGTGGACCATGCACACATGGTTGTCTAGGAGACGGAAGTATTCAGTCACTCAGTTTGTTTGTGATGCATAGTTACGTGAAATCGAGTAGAGATGGAACCATTTCAGACTGTATGGACAGGTCCTCTCACTACAATGGCACCTGTTCAACTGAGGTGAGACACCTACATCTCCACTTGGTCATGAGGGTGTCAATGTCCATCAGCGACGTCAGCAGCTGGAAGGGCACCTGGAAACGAGGCTCCTCTCTGAGAGGACACAACAGGTGAGCGGTGAACAGGTGAAGTGAGGCAACACATTACACGAGAGatgatgaggagtgtgtgggagaTGAGTTGGCaggtgaagagagaagagaaacaccTCACCTGTAGAAGTAGATCATCAGAGCTCCCTGCAAAGCTTTATATGACAGCCGTCTCTCACCTGTAGAAAAAGCATGGCTATTAGATCTAGATGTTTATTTGTAAGTACAAGTAcactcttttgatcctgtgagggaaatgtggtctctgcatttatccgagcctgtgaattagtgaacacacacaacacacagtgaggttaagcacacactaacctggagcagtcagcgacgctcggggagcagtgaggggttaggtgccttgctaaagtgtgtgcgtgtgtgtgtgtgtgtgtgtatgtataaggggttaggtgccttgctaaagtgtgtgtgtgagtgtgtgtataaggggttaagtgccttgttcaaggctgtggatgtgggcatgggagatcagtgctcaaccactccccccaggcatggactggccatagggcataccgggcaatgccagccattgggctagtccaattACATCTCAggcccctccctgtctccctcccggcctcatatccctcttgactggagttcgaccggagtatgagaccgtccgtatatgaaaatgtacaaagacaaaccacaaaagcgcaaggggggcgcagagaagttgcgagataaaaggcaaaagcctacaagtggatgcagcaaaaatgtgctaaaattacagaaatgtttgccaccacaagttcacaCAAGGCCGTCGacatagcagcagtgcagaagcagcaccgagtgcacaggcttcagagaggcacatgcgagtgtgcaacagagtagttacacagaggaaggactagctattcaaattgattcggaggaggaggaagaggtgagagacgtgacccagcagggacagattgaggaggaggtcagaatagctatgtgagccaggtaagaagtagccgaaatgttggctgaactttttgggcgcacaacgaacaattacAAGTTTGAATTCTGTGACTGCTGCTTCCCCTGGCTTCTTTTAGATgtaacctgcctactatgtaggattaggcacccagttaagcaaaacaaagttttatagtgtgagcgcgtctttttgtgtggtttctgtgtaggcctacccctctcgcatgcatttgaattgcgatacccatcaaattaacgagttgtcggctcgccatcaaccttctgaaatcttaagacagtcacgattggtcgaaattgttgtcaattttgacgcagtacaacaagcaaactatcaaatttctttgcgcagacaagcagacacccatacacacagacatgcagtcagacgcatggaatgaaacaggaatggtgatagcccatggaattaacaatgaaaatgttttgggatgtgtagcctatacatcttcactaaatagtatcaaggtgaattgttggctaaaactgtgcaaatgctcaacataaattatagcaggttttatttagtgaagcatttaatagcatatgatattttgtgcacaacctcatccttgctggtttactCTAGTGggtgcgtggttgtgtgtgtgtgtgtgtgtgtgtgtgtgtgtgtgtgtgagagagagagagagagagagagagagagagagagagagagagagagagagagagagagagagagagagagagagagagagagagagagagagagagagagagagagagagagagagagagagagagagagagagagagagtataataataattaatattttttttagcaagggtaggctagtctactcgcttccatgcaggctactgcggtttacttaaatatgttttacaagcaaaacagtgtgcacatatgttttatcgtgtaaattatcatggtgggccactatggccaaaaatgcccgggccgttttttggtcccagtccagccctgactCCCCctgcccacatttttcctagtGGTCAGGGATCAAACCGGCTACCCTTTGGTTACCAGAACCGAGGCCCTAACCAGTAGCCCATGTCTTCCCCATTGGATAACGGAGAAGAAAGCATGGATTTTGACTCTAGATGTCCTTTTTAGGATTGTCAGGGGTGTGGAATGTTTGTATGGTGCCAGGGTTACAGcacatttaaacaaacaaaccacaaatTACAGCAGAGATTCAATTTGATTTAAAGTGTACTGGATTGATTGCATATGTCCACAAGACATCGGGCGATGTTCAACTCTTACGGTGCAAATAGCTAAACTGTCACAGGCCTGGTGCATGTATTTGCATGTCcttggaactgtgtgtgtgtgtgtgtgtgagagagagagagagagagagagagagagagagagagtgtgtgtgtatgggtgtgtgtgtaatcatccTCACCTTTACTCACGAGGTGGTCATGTCGTTTCACATCAAACAGGGACTCCAGCACTTCCCTCTGCTTGTTGAACTCGGCTATCTGGTCATCCTTGTCCTCCGACGCCGGCTTCATCTGTCCaaccatgaatgaatgaatgaattaattaatgaatgaatgaatatgctAAATGTTCCTGCAGATTACTGCTATCAGTATCAGTATGAATGGAGTCCATTGTTTCCAAAGATGTCTGTGCAGAGCTGGGGAGTATTCCAAATACACGGATTTGTGACAAACTTGGATAAGTTCACTCATAGAAaatggtaaacctcctacaacaagagcccaatgacattgttttgttaggagaaTGAAGCCATACCAGCccgctcttctattaggaggtctACTGCTTACACTGCGCTAACTAGCAGGTGTGTCACTAAACCGCGTACTTGTAATACCCCACGGCATATGAGCCATGAGGTGATAACGATGACACACCTCTAGTTTCTCCCTCTGGCTCCTGAGCCCAATAGCGATGTTGGCCTCCAGCTTTCCCCAGAAGTTGAAGCCGTTCTCCTCCAGACCGGGGGTGCGTTCTAGCCATTGCTGCGGCACACAGACAGGGAATGTGTTGATAGaccataataatcataatatagCACTGGAAGATGCTAAATAAAGATGAGGAAACAATATTAACACAGGCTACTGTATGACTTTTTGCTATGGAAAATGTATGTTGCCGTGGTACATTTAACCTCACTAGCATATGAACGGTCAGGTGTTCTAGAAACTGCAGGTGATGTGTTTGGTGTTcaggtgatatgtgtgtgtgttggtgatgtccTGATTTTtacctgtggggtgtcctacgaagcaagttagacaaatctaggttatctagacatatcgaggctgcacaaagcctcaactcgggtattaagttatgtgatcctacgacagcaggtatgtgataaatttgtcaaactaggctttcagctcagatatgtgcgcgttctcgtggttggggtgattttgaccaatcgggaaacgtggagacgcacaagacagcctaggtttaaaaacgattacttccgcattcatgagcggtagcgaaatctagggtggtcttttttagtgtctaacctataacatcaaaaagtcgatggtcatcagatattgtatggcatgcatgtccatagtagtgacatatttgcacgcacaacatagttaaaagcgccttcgagattcaaaatgtttgcaaaggcggggccgaacctgttcaaagtatgacaaattagcacacgtgagataacttcgttgttcaagataatggattggttagaattggtcagagggcggtgatatttcacgatttgagctataactaagcacataacccgctcccgagcaggtttggttgcgagcataagataccatggtgatacagagacgctaaaacaaatccactttcgtatgacagcataccctggttttgagcgcaacatacctcgctaagccactaatcgagcttcgtaggacaccccactgaaCCATCTGCAGTAGTGTGGGTTTCTCCATGTgagatgtgaggtgtgtgtgtgtgtgtgtgtgtgtgtgtgtgtgtgtgtgtgtgtgtgtgtgtgtgtgtgtgtgtgtgtgtgtgtgtgtgtgtgtgtgtgtgtgtgtgtgtgtgtgtgtgtgtgtgtgtgtgtttacctccaCTAGCTGCAGTAGTGTGGGTTCCTCCTCAGAGCTGAGCAGCACTTGGCTTTCCTCCCCACGGAAGTTGTCCCGGTAGTGGCGCCGGTTGTAAGGAACCCGCTGGTTATCCGGAACCCCAATCTTGTTCTCCAGGAGACGGAACTGCAAGCTCTGGAAGCCAGAGGCTGGGGACAAGTACTCCCTggtttagcacacacacacacacacacacacacacacacacacaaccatacataGAAACAATCCAATATAAGTACGTGCACCTAAATGTATGTTAGTATATTCAAATAATTTACATGGCAAACAAGCACATAAATAATGAAATGTTAAACATCTGCTGACCTGAAGTCAAAGAAGTCCAAAGCTGTCATGGTCTCCAGAACAGCGAACTGGTCGACCAGGAGTCTGAAGATCATGACGATCCTGTGGGCACGGGTGGTCACCTTTAACATGTTCCGCTCATCCCGCACctggggtcaggggtcaacaCATGCATTAGGACACCAGGGGTCAACACATGCATTAGGACACCTGGGGTCAACACATGCATTAGGACACCTGGGGTCAACACATGCGACCCCGACAGAAACATCCAATCTTTCAACTCAGAGGAATGACTGTTCAAAGTCCACAGCATATAAAACAGAATTTGTTAAATGTTGAGGATTATTTTGAAATGtgcattctttaaaaaaaaagaaatcatgcTTCTTGCTTTGAGGCAGTAGTGATTCTCAAGGCCATTTGTATATGAATATTGGCCCAATGTAGCTAccccaatgcacacacacacacacacacacacacacacacacacacacacacacacacacacacacacacacacacacacacacacacacacacacacacacacacacacacacacacacacacacacacacacacacacacacacacacacactttaaagagACTTACATGGCCGCTAATGAAGATATCCCTCACTGAGTCCAGCTCCCACAAGATCTGCTTAAACCACAGCTCATATGCTGCACACAGGATGGAGAAAGTACGCAGTTAGCTATGACCCTTAAACATGACGACCCCTTAAACATAATGACCCCTTAGACATAATGATGACCCTTAAAAATGTTGATTCAAAAACATGATGACCCCTTA encodes:
- the tdo2a gene encoding tryptophan 2,3-dioxygenase A, which codes for MSGCPYFQKRDVLFQSRQQQQEEGERDDSQDGINKASRGGIIYGDYLQLDKIVTAQTLQSELKGDKIHDEHLFIVTHQAYELWFKQILWELDSVRDIFISGHVRDERNMLKVTTRAHRIVMIFRLLVDQFAVLETMTALDFFDFREYLSPASGFQSLQFRLLENKIGVPDNQRVPYNRRHYRDNFRGEESQVLLSSEEEPTLLQLVEQWLERTPGLEENGFNFWGKLEANIAIGLRSQREKLEMKPASEDKDDQIAEFNKQREVLESLFDVKRHDHLVSKGERRLSYKALQGALMIYFYREEPRFQVPFQLLTSLMDIDTLMTKWRYNHVCMVHRMIGSKAGTGGSSGYHYLRSTVSDRYKVFVDLFNLATFLVPRHWVPKLNPTEHTFLFTADTCCDSSYCSSNSDDSD